A genomic stretch from Dama dama isolate Ldn47 chromosome 10, ASM3311817v1, whole genome shotgun sequence includes:
- the LOC133063490 gene encoding acidic leucine-rich nuclear phosphoprotein 32 family member B-like, which yields MDMKRRIHLELRNRTPAAVRELVLDNCKSNDGETEGLTAEFVNLEFLSLINVGLISVSDLPKLPKLKKLELSDNRICGGLDMLAEKLPNLTHLNLSGNKLKDISTLEPLKKLECLKRLDLFNCEVTNLNDYRESVFKLLPQLTYLDGYDREDREAPDSDAEVDGVDEEEDDEEGEDEDKEEDEDGEEEEFDDEEDDDEDEDAEGEEDEDEVSGEEEEFGQDGEVDEDDEDEDEDEDEDEEEEESGKGEKRKRETDDEGEDH from the coding sequence atggaCATGAAGAGGAGGATCCACCTGGAGCTGAGGAACCGGACCCCGGCAGCTGTTCGAGAACTTGTCCTGGACAATTGCAAATCaaatgatggggaaactgagggctTAACAGCTGAATTTGTGAACTTAGAGTTCCTCAGTTTAATAAATGTAGGCTTGATTTCAGTTTCAGATCTTCCCAAACTACCTAAATTGAAAAAGCTTGAGCTTAGTGACAATAGAATCTGTGGAGGTCTGGATATGTTAGCAGAAAAACTTCCGAATCTTACACATCTAAACTTAAGTGGGAATAAGCTGAAGGACATCAGCACGCTGGAGCCTTTGAAAAAGCTGGAATGTCTGAAGAGACTGGATCTGTTTAACTGTGAGGTTACTAACCTGAATGACTACCGAGAGAGTGTCTTCAAGCTCCTGCCCCAGCTGACCTATCTGGATGGCTATGACCGGGAGGACCGTGAAGCCCCAGATTCAGATGCCGAGGTGGACGGTGTGGATGAAGAAGAGGATGATGAGGAAGGAGAAGATGAGGataaggaggaggatgaagacgGCGAGGAAGAAGAGTTTGATGATGAAGAGGATGACGATGAAGATGAAGATGCAGAAGGGGAGGAGGACGAGGATGAAGTCAGTGGGGAGGAAGAAGAGTTTGGACAAGACGGAGAAGTTGATGAAGATGACGAGGATGAGGACGAAGACGAAGATGaagatgaagaagaggaagaaagcggGAAAGgtgaaaagaggaagagagaaacagatgaTGAAGGAGAAGATCATTAA